One Candidatus Nitrososphaera evergladensis SR1 genomic window carries:
- a CDS encoding PQQ-dependent sugar dehydrogenase — protein sequence MPCTSTKAAAAVTLLVMAVVIFSVVVSPNLLSPVAAQNLSEQQQQRQEAESRLKVETVASNLHIPWSIAFASDGRIFFTERAGNVQVIEANGTLAKQPVAKIGAVAAIGEGGLLGLALDPDFEKNHFVYLYYTYSTIPFFGSANRVSKFTEKDNALVNEQILLDKIPAASNHDGGRIKFGPDGKLYVATGDAANGSSSQDLGSLAGKILRINSDGTIPADNPFSNSPVYSYGHRNPQGFDWDPSTGKLVEAEHGPSGEKGLFAHDEVNVIEPGKNYGWPNVIGKANDTRYVDPVLETGNVTWAPSGASFYHGDKIPEWKNKFLVATLRGQHLEVMQLDTSAENNKEAASSSSVVISSEAIFQNMYGRLRDVQEGPDGYVYVLTSNTDGRGSPAVDDDKILRISPQ from the coding sequence ATGCCGTGCACATCAACAAAAGCTGCAGCAGCCGTTACCTTGCTTGTCATGGCCGTTGTCATCTTCTCTGTAGTGGTGTCCCCAAACCTATTGTCCCCAGTCGCTGCTCAGAATCTCTCGGAGCAGCAACAACAACGACAAGAAGCAGAATCAAGACTGAAAGTAGAGACTGTCGCCTCTAATCTCCATATCCCCTGGTCAATCGCCTTTGCCTCCGACGGAAGAATCTTTTTTACAGAAAGGGCGGGGAATGTGCAAGTGATAGAAGCAAACGGCACGCTTGCAAAACAGCCCGTTGCAAAGATCGGCGCCGTTGCTGCAATTGGAGAGGGTGGCCTCTTGGGTCTGGCCCTGGACCCGGATTTTGAAAAGAACCACTTTGTCTATCTCTACTACACATACTCTACTATTCCATTTTTTGGCTCTGCCAATCGAGTCTCAAAATTTACCGAAAAGGATAACGCGCTGGTTAATGAACAGATCCTTCTGGACAAAATTCCAGCCGCGTCAAATCATGATGGTGGCAGGATCAAGTTTGGCCCCGATGGAAAGCTCTACGTGGCCACTGGAGACGCTGCGAATGGAAGCTCGTCGCAGGACCTTGGCTCTCTGGCAGGCAAGATCTTGCGGATCAATTCGGACGGAACCATTCCTGCGGATAATCCCTTTTCCAACTCGCCCGTTTACTCGTACGGTCATAGAAATCCACAGGGATTTGACTGGGATCCATCGACGGGCAAGCTTGTAGAGGCCGAGCATGGGCCATCAGGTGAGAAGGGTCTCTTCGCACACGATGAAGTTAATGTAATCGAACCTGGAAAAAACTATGGATGGCCCAATGTTATTGGAAAGGCCAATGATACTAGATACGTAGATCCAGTCCTGGAAACCGGTAATGTCACGTGGGCCCCTTCTGGCGCAAGCTTTTATCATGGAGATAAAATCCCTGAGTGGAAAAACAAGTTCCTTGTGGCGACCCTGAGGGGGCAGCATCTTGAAGTAATGCAGCTGGACACCAGCGCAGAAAACAATAAAGAAGCAGCATCATCATCGTCAGTAGTCATATCGAGCGAAGCAATCTTTCAGAATATGTACGGGAGGCTGCGCGATGTTCAAGAGGGACCCGATGGCTATGTCTATGTCTTGACAAGCAACACAGATGGAAGAGGCTCGCCTGCAGTTGATGACGACAAGATTCTTCGAATATCGCCACAATAA